In the Helianthus annuus cultivar XRQ/B chromosome 11, HanXRQr2.0-SUNRISE, whole genome shotgun sequence genome, one interval contains:
- the LOC110887994 gene encoding uncharacterized protein LOC110887994 yields the protein MSSIAREIQPMIESNPDMPIHAIQSQLLRKHQLEISLHKVFKAKRIATTRIYGDYQEQYGLLRSYCDELLKANQMIGRPLLGVDGCFMKGPFPGQILSVVGLIAICITGSDTSYASCFPNGEHRFCLRHIHENMKSMWRGDLYKNLLWSARRKKSIPYFNKAKEEIMTTERTMYDWLNEIPYTAWSRAYFSGRAKCDMLLNNICEVFKRQIIGERDKPIITCLEFIREYMTKRIVNVKKLQAKCMGPLTPHATEVIEEIKKQAAKMSVLMVNSDKKWDLTGMPCKHAVAAIWDMSRNSIDAGIPEEWVSDVYWMSTRKKVYENVIEPINGPEIWTPSQCPTTLIPPKHHTQVGRPKKKRKKAFGEKELKQEFEKGGKMTRKGTNIKCGNCGNMGHNVRSCKGQGGEQSTASQESHTATQGAPVYNLYE from the exons ATGAGTTCGATTGCCAGAGAGATCCAACCTATGATTGAAAGCAACCCAGACATGCCAATTCATGCAATTCAAAGTCAACTGCTTCGGAAGCATCAGCTAGAAATATCACTACATAAGGTCTTTAAAGCCAAGAGGATAGCAACTACGAGGATTTATGGTGATTACCAAGAACAATATGGTCTTCTAAGGTCATACTGTGATGAACTTCTAAAAGCCAACCAG ATGATTGGAAGACCGTTGCTGGGTGTCGATGGTTGTTTCATGAAAGGTCCATTTCCTGGACAAATCTTGAGTGTTGTTG GATTAATTGCAATTTGTATCACAGGGTCTGATACCAGCTATGCTAGCTGTTTTCCTAATGGTGAGCATAGATTTTGTTTGAGGCACATCCATGAGAACATGAAATCCATGTGGCGTGGAGATCTTTACAAGAATTTGCTTTGGTCAGCCAGAAGGAAGAAATCTATTCCATATTTTAACAAAGCTAAGGAAGAAATTATGACAACAGAACGAACTATGTATGACTGGCTGAATGAGATCCCATACACCGCTTGGTCAAGAGCATATTTTTCTGGAAGAGCTAAATGTGATATGTTGCTGAACAACATATGCGAGGTTTTTAAGAGACAAATCATAGGAGAAAGGGACAAGCCGATTATCACATGCCTAGAATTCATTAGGGAGTACATGACCAAGAGGATAGTGAATGTCAAGAAATTGCAAGCAAAGTGTATGGGGCCACTGACTCCTCATGCCACTGAGGTCATCGAAGAGATCAAGAAACAGGCTGCTAAAATGTCTGTTTTAATGGTTAATTCAGACAA GAAGTGGGATTTGACAGGGATGCCTTGCAAACATGCAGTTGCAGCCATATGGGATATGTCGAGGAATAGCATTGATGCTGGCATACCAGAAGAGTGGGTTTCTGATGTGTATTGGATGTCAACAAGGAAGAAAGTTTATGAGAATGTGATAGAGCCAATCAATGGGCCGGAGATATGGACTCCTTCACAGTGTCCAACAACGCTCATCCCACCAAAGCATCATACACAAGTTGGAAGGCCAAAGAAGAAACGAAAGAAGGCATTTGGTGAAAAAGAGCTTAAGCAGGAGTTCGAAAAAGGAGGTAAAATGACCAGAAAGGGAACCAACATCAAGTGTGGTAATTGTGGGAACATGGGTCACAATGTCAGGAGCTGCAAAGGACAAGGGGGTGAACAATCCACTGCTTCACAGGAATCACATACTGCCACTCAAGGTGCACCAGTTTACAATCTTTATGAGTGA